The segment TAGATCGTATGGAGCGCATGGTGGAACGGGATAAAAATCATGCTTCCATCATCATCTGGAGTTTAGGTAACGAATGTGGTAATGGTCAGGTTTTTCATGATGGTTATAAATGGATCAAAGAAAGAGATAAAACACGTCCTGTGCAATTTGAGCAGGCTGGCGAAGATTGGAATACAGATATTGTTTGTCCGATGTATCCGAGGATAAGTGATATGAAACGTTATGCGGAAAGCAAAACAAAAACACGTCCGTACATCATGTGTGAATATTCGCATGCGATGGGCAACAGTAACGGTAATTTCCAGGAATATTTCGATATCATCCGCAACAGTCCGCATATGCAGGGAGGTTTCATCTGGGATTGGGTTGATCAGGGTTATAAACAAAGAGATAAAAACGGAAATGTATTTTGGGCTTATGGTGGTGATCTTGGCAGTTATAATTTGCACAACGATGAAAACTTTTGTTCAAATGGTTTGATTGCTGCTAACCGTACTCCACACCCGGGTTTATTCGAAGTAAAGAAAGTGTACCAGGATATTCTATTCTCAACAAAAGATATCGGTACAGGTGTTATTAACATAAGTAACCGTTTCAATTTTACAAATCTCAAAGAATATGATTTTGCCTGGACGTTAACAAAAAACGGAACGGTGGTTTATACGGGTTCATTTAATGTTGATGCTGCCCCTCACACAAATAAGGAAGTAAAGCTTGCGTTGCCTGCAGATAAATTAGTGGAGGCAGGTGAATATTTTATAAGTGTATACGCAAATATTTCTGCAAGAAGTACAACTGAAATGTTGCCGGTGGCACATGAAATAGCACGGGAGCAATTCAAATTGAGCGGCGATTACTTTACAAATCGTAAACCTGTGACAGGAAATTTGCAGGTAAAGAATGAAAACGGGAAGTTGAGTTTTTCAGCAGGTAATGTAACAGGTGAAATTGATTTGAAAACTGGTGTGGTAAGAAATTACCGTATAAAAGATGGTATGCAGTTAAGTCGTTTTCCTGAACCCTATTTCTGGCGTGCACCAACCGATAATGATTTTGGCAGCGGCATGCCTGCAAATCTCGGTATCTGGCGCTCGGCACATCAAACAAAAAAAGTGAAGAGTGTAATTGCAGATGAGCAAACAAAAGAGGGTGTGGCAATAAAAGTAGAATACGAATTAACAGGTATAGCAGTTCCTTATACCATTGAGTATTTTATACAGAACGATGGCAGTATTAAACTAACGGCAAGTATGGATATGAGCGGAAGAGACCTGCCTGAGTTGCCACGTTTTGGTATGCGTATGCAATTGCCGCCTATGTTCGACAGTTTACAATACTATGGTCGTGGACCATGGGAGAATTACAGCGATCGTAAAACATCTTCGTTCGTCGGATTATATAATGGTAATGTAAAGGATCAGTTTACATCTAACTATATCCGTCCGCAGGAGAATGGGTACAAAACAGATGTACGTTGGATGTCGCTCACCAATAATAACGGACGAGGTTTGTTGATCGAAGGTGTGCAGCCTATTTGTTTCAGTGCGTTGCCTTATGCAACAGAAAGTATGGATCCCGGTATGACGAAGAAACAACAGCACCCAAGTGATTTGCGTCCGGATAATAATGTATATCTGCAAATAGATTACAAACAACGTGGTGTTGGTGGTGATGATAGTTGGGGTGCATTGCCTCATCCTGAATATCGTTTAACAGAAAAGAAGTACAGTTATAGTTATATCATTCGTTTATTGAATTAAAGTTCATGATCGTACAGAATATTAAATTCCTTTTTTTGTTATTGCTCATTGGGGCATGCAACAGACATACAGCAGTAAAAACGAAACAAACAACTGTTACGCCAGATGGTTATACATTAGTGTGGGCAGATGAGTTTAACAGTAGTGGCAAACCCGATTCAGCGAACTGGAATTATGAATATGGGTTTGTGCGCAATGAAGAGTTACAATGGTATCAACCAGAGAATGCAAGTGTTGGAAATGGTTTGTTGCTGATCGAAGCAAGGAAAGAAGAAAAACCAAATCCCGGTTACAAAGAAAACAGCAGAAGCTGGCGTACAAACAGGCCAACCATTCAGTACACTTCTTCCTGTTTACTAACAAGAGGAAAGCAAAGCTGGTTGTATGGTCGTTTTGAATTGCGTGCAAAGATCGGCATCAGTAAGGGTATGTGGCCCGCATGGTGGACATTGGGAATTGATAAAGGTTGGCCGGGCAATGGCGAGATCGATATTATGGAATATTACCGGGGGATGTTGCTGGCGAATATTGCTTGCTTAGGCAGTGATCGTAAAGCGCAATGGTTCAGCAATACATTTAAAACAGATTCATTAGGCGGAGAGGCTTGGGCAAGTAAATTTCATGTTTGGCGAATGGATTGGACAGAAGAGTTTATTGCATTGTATTGCGATGAGCAGTTGTTGAATAAAGTAACTTTAGATAAGTTAATGAATAAGGATGGCAGCGGCTTTAATCCCTTCAAACAAAAGCATTACATGTTGCTGAATCTCGCCATGGGTGGAATGAATGGCGGAGATATTACAGGAACAACCTTCCCGCAGAAATTTGAAATAGATTACGTTCGGGTTTACCAGAAGAAATAATCAAGTATGAATGTGACTTACAGTACGAGAATAGTAGCGATGTTTTGCGCAGTTGTTTTATATGCAGGCGTCGCCTCTGCACAATACAACGCTTACCTGTTCACTTATTTTACCGGTAATGCAAAAGCTGATGAACAGATCAAGTTCGCCATCAGTAAAGATGGCTATAATTTTCGTGCATTGAACGGTAATAAGCCGGTTATTCAATCTTCGACAATCAGTGAAACTGGTGGTGTGCGTGATCCGCATATTCTTCGTGGTGCCGATGGTAAAACATTTTACATGGTGGTAACCGATATGGTTTCTGCGAATGGATGGAACTCCAACAGAGCAATGGTGTTGCTCAAGTCAACTGATCTGATCAACTGGTCGTCGAGCGTCATCAATATGCAAAAACGTTTTGCTGGCAACGATAGTTTGTTGCGTGTATGGGCACCACAAACCATTTATGATCCAAAGGCGAAGAAGTATATGATCTATTGGTCGATGAAGCATGGCAAAGGTGCTGATATCATTTACTATGCCTATGCAAATGCTTCGTTCACCGATCTGGAAACAGAACCCAAGCAATTGTTCTTCAGCCCAACAAATGGTTCATGCATTGATGGTGATATTATTTTTAAAGATGGTAAATATCATCTCTTCTTTAAAACAGAAGGCGAAGGTGCAGGAATAAAAATAGCAGTATCAGATAAGTTAACAGAAGGGTATGTGTTGCAGGATAAATATGTGCAGCAAACAAAAGATCCGGTTGAAGGTGCAGGTGTATTTAAACTGAACAATGGCGAAGGATATATTTTGATGTATGATGTGTACACAAAAGGGAAGTATCAATTCACAAAAACCAAAGATCTGAAAACATTTACGGTGATTGACCAGGAAGTAACCATGAACTTTCATCCACGGCATGGAACTGTAATGCCAATTACATCTGCAGAAGCAGAACGTTTGATGAAGAAGTGGGGAGCAGCAGAAGATGTGCTTGGAAATGCTGCATCAAAACAAATCAAGAAGATCAACACAAGAGTTGATACAGTTAACAAAACAGTTTATCTCTCCGTAAAAACGGGTACAAATCTCAAAGCATTTGATCCTGCGTTCAGGTTATTGCCTGCAACAACTGTTTCGCCTGTAACGCCACAGGATTTTTCGAAAGGCGCTGTAAAGTATGTGGTGAGCATTAAAGGACAGCAACCGCAAACATGGAAAGTAGTTGCGCAGGAAAATCACAACCCTGTACTCGAAGGTTACTTTGCCGATCCGGATGTGTTGTATTCGCAGAAAACAAAAAAGTATTATATCTATCCAACAAGTGATGGGTTTGATGGATGGTCAGGAACTTATTTCAAAGCTTTTTCATCAACTGATCTGGTAAGCTGGAAAGATGAAGGCGTGATCCTTGATCTTCTTAAAGATGTAAGCTGGGCCAAACGTAATGCATGGGCGCCTTGTATTATTGAAAAGAAATTAAACGGGCAGTACAAATACTTTTATTATTTCACTGCGGCACAAAAAATTGGTGTTGCTGTTGCCGATGATCCTGCAGGTCCATTTAAAGATATGGGCAAAGCATTGATCGATAAAAAACCTGAAGGCGTTAGAGGCGGACAGGAAATTGATCCCGAAGTGTTCACTGATCCAAAAACAGGTAAGAGCTATTTGTATTGGGGTAACGGCTATATGGCTGTTGCAGAATTAAATGAAGATATGATTTCGCTGAAACCAGAAACCTTGGCGACGATCAAAGTTGACAGAACATTTCGTGAAGGAACAACTGTTTTCTTCCGCAACGGTTTGTATTATTTTATGTGGAGCGAAGATGACACGAGAAGTGAAAACTATCGTGTGCGTTACGGCACTTCCACATCGCCGTTAGGACCAATTACTATCCCTGCAGATAATTTAGTAATTGCAAAAGATCCTTCAACCGGTATCTATGGTACGGGACATAACTCTATTCTGCAAATTCCAGGTAAAGACGAGTGGTATATTGTATATCATCGTTTCAATTATCCAAAAGGAATTACCATGGGCAGTGCTGCCGGTTTTAACCGTGAAGTTTGTATTGATAAAATGGAGTTTAATCCGGATGGCAGTATTAAGTTGGTGAAGCCTACACATGCGGGTGTGAAACCCATTCAGTAACTTCAGGCAATTAAAACACGATTGAAATGTTTAAGTTTTTTTTCAGTGCCATAGTTTTGTTGTCTCTCGTTTTTGATTGTATTTCACAAACTGCAACATTAAAAACATTCCCACTTGCTGACGTACGCTTGTTGAATAGTCCTTTTAAGCAGGCGCAGGAAACAGATAAAAAATATATACTGTCACTTAATGTGGATCGTTTGCTGGCTCCCTTTTTAAAAGAAGCAGGTATTGAAACAAAAGCCATCAGTTACCCCAACTGGGAAAACAGCGGACTCGATGGACATATTGGTGGACATTATCTGTCTGCATTGGCAAACATGTATGCAGCAACAGGTGATGCAGAAATATTGAGAAGACTTACCTACATGATCGATCAGCTGGAGAAATGCCAGCAAAAAGATGCAGATGGTTATGTGGGCGGTATTCCCGGTGGAAAAAAAATGTGGAATGATGTAGCTGCAGGAAAGATCAACGCCGGAAGTTTTTCGTTGAATGAGAAGTGGGTACCTCTTTACAATATTCATAAGTTGTATGCCGGATTGATTGATGCTTACAATATTGCCGGTAATCAAAAAGCAAAGACAGTTCTGATAAAACTCTCCGATTGGTTTTATAACATCACAGCTAAACTCAGCAACGAACAGTTGCAAACAATTCTCCGTAGCGAACATGGCGGCATGAACGAAGCCTTTGCTGATGTGGCTGCTATCACAGGCGATAAAAAATACTTAGAACTGGCCAAATGCTTATCTCATCAAATAATATTGAATCCGTTGCTGCAACAGAAAGATGCACTCAATGGATTACATGCAAATACACAAATACCCAAAGTTATCGGCTTTATGCGCATTGCAGAAATAACCGGCGACAGCAGTTGGGCCAATGCAGCCAACTTTTTCTGGAATACAGTTGTAACCCGCAGAACAATTTCTATTGGTGGTAACAGTGTGCGGGAACATTTTCATCCTGCTAACGATTTCTCTTCCATGATCGAAACAAAAGAAGGCCCTGAAACCTGCAACAGTTACAATATGCTCAAGTTATCGAAGCAATTGTTTCTTGCACATCCTTCTTCACAATACACGGATTATTATGAAAGAACGATGTATAATCATATTCTTTCTTCGCAACATCCCAATGGTGGCTTTGTTTATTTCACACCCATTCGTCCACGCCATTACCGTGTGTATTCACAACCGCAAATGGGCATGTGGTGTTGCGTTGGTACAGGTATGGAAAATCATGGTAAGTATGGCGAGTTGATCTATGCACACAATGAAAAAGATCTTTATGTCAACTTTTTTATTCCTTCCATTCTCAACTGGAAAGAAAAAGGATTGCGTGTTGAACAGTTAACAGCTTTCCCAAACAGTGAAGAAACACAATTGAAGATCATCATTAATAAGCCGCAACAGTTTGCAATCGTATTGCGTTACCCATCATGGTTAAAAGACGGAAAGCTGAAAGCATACGTAAATAAAAAAGAAGTGCTGTTGAAGAAGAATGCAGATTCTTATGTATCGATTTCACGCACATGGAAAACAGGTGATGTGTTATCCATTCAATTACCTATGGAAATAAAAGCAGAGTTTTTACCAGACAGTTCTTCGTGGGTAAGTTTTGTTCGTGGACCAATAGTGTTGGCAGCTGCAACAGATACCACCGGTACAACAGGATTGAAAGCTGATGATAGTCGCATGGGGCATATCGCTAACGGACCTTCATATTCAATTGAAGATGCACCAATGATTATTACGGGTAGCAAAAAAAATATAACATCTCTAAAGTCGGTAACGGGTAAGGCATTTACCTATACAGCTTCCGATCTTATTTATCCGGCAAAATATAAAAGTCTGCAGCTGGTTCCTTTTTATACATTACATGATACACGTTACATGTTGTATTGGCGCTATGCAACTCCTGCACAACTGGAATCGATAAAAGAAGAGATAAGAAAAAAAGAAGAAGTGCAATTGGTATTGGAGAAAATAACTGTCGACCAGGTCGCCCCCGGTGAGCAGCAACCGGAATCTGATCATAACTTTAAAGGTGAGCAAACAGAATCGGGTGTGCATAAAGACCGTCATTGGCGTACTGCAAAAAAATGGTTCAGCTACGAGTTAAAAAATACAGATGCTGCTGCACGCATACTTCGTATTACTTATTTCGGGCAAGACAGGAATCGCTTGTTTGATATTTATGTAAATAATGTGTTGTTGCAAACAGTTGAGCTGAATGGTTCAAAAGGCGATCAGTTTTTTGATGTGGATTATGAATTGCCTGCAGAAGTGGCAAAAGAGAAATTGATCGCAGTGAAATTTGTTGCAAAAGAAAAGTCAACGGCAGGCGGTATTTATTATGTGCGGTTGGTGAAATAGAAATTAGATCTACCGGGTAGTTCATTACTGTGTTCACTCATCAATAAAATAGCGACGTGCTTGCGTATTATATTGCAGCAAATTCTTTTTGTATCAGCAGGGTAAAATAGAATTAAACATATTCTTCCATACTATAAACAGAATTATTAATGAGCCGGATATTGATTGTAATTATTTGTTGCTTTTTGTCAACGTCGTTAAATGCGCAGACTTATGCAAGCGAAAGGCAATGGTGGCTGCAGCAAATGGATAAAATGGCGAGACCTGTTCTTTCAAATCTTGCTGAAGGAACATTGAAAGACAAAATGCCGGTGGAGTTGGCGAAGTCGGTTGACAATGCAGCTAACCGCAGCGCTGTATCTTATCTTGAAGCGTTTGGAAGAACATTAAGCGGCATCGCTCCATGGCTTAATTCAGAAGCAGGATCAGCTGATGAGATTGCGTTGCGTAAGCAATACCGTCTATGGACTTTAAAAGCAATTAAAAATGCAGTAAATCCCCAATCAAAAGATTATTTGAAATGGGATGGTGGACAACCGTTGGTAGATGCATCTTTTGTTGCATTGGGTTTGGTTCGCTGTCCGTGGCTTTGGCAAAATCTTGATAGTGCAACAAAGCAACAGGTAGTTACAGTTTTCAAAAAAACAAGAGCTACAGTTCCTGTTTATTCGAACTGGCTGTTGTTTACCGGGATGATCGAAGCTTTTTTTTGTAAGTACGGAATGGAGTATGATCCGGTACGTATTGAATTCGCAGTTCGTGAGTTTGCCAATCATTGGTATACCGGTGATGGGTTATTTTCTGATGGAATGAGTTTTCATATGGATTACTATAACAGCATTGTTATCCACCCTTATCTCGCCGCAATTGTTGAAACGATCAATAACAGCAATAAAAAATACCAATGGTATGCACCACAACTGTTGCGCATTAATAAGCGTTACGCTGAAATACAGGAAAGAAGTATCAATGCTGATGGAAGTTATCCTGTGATCGGTCGTTCAATTGTTTATCGTGGTGGAGTATTTCATCACCTGGCTGATATTGCGCTGCGAAAGCAATTGCCTGAATCATTAACGCCTGCACAGATCCGGTCTGCATTAGCTGCAGTCGTTAAAAAAACAATGGATGCCCCCGGCACTTATACAAAAGAAGGATGGTTGAGTATTGGTTTGTACGGATCACAACCGTCACTTGCAGACGTATACATTACCACCGGCAGTCTTTATATCTGTTCGAATATTTTTCTTCCATTGGGATTGCCTGAAACAGATGAGTTTTGGTCTGCAGCACCTCAGCCATGGACCTCAGTAAAAGTTTGGAGTGGTCAGGATGTAAAAGCTGATCATGCAATGGATGCACATTGATTTTTTATCAGCGACTTTTTTAAAGACTTGGTGATTGTCTGTATATGGAAATCGTTTTTTGCTTTCAACATCTCACACCATATTACTGATGTAAAAAGCCACCCGAAGGCGGCTTTTAAAGCTGTGGAGAGTATCGGGGTCGAACCGACGACCTCTTGCATGCCATGCAAGCGCTCTAGCCAACTGAGCTAACCCCCCAACGGGCAGCAAATATAGCAGTTTTTGTAAAAGAAAATCATTCGCCGTTTTGCGCTTATCTTGCGCTAACGATTGTATTTTTCTAAAACTTTAGCTGTATGGATATTCAGTTCAATAAGAATGATGATGTAATGAAATTATCGCTTACCGAAATGCGGAAACGTCTGCAAAAGATCTATGAAGGTGGCGGTAAAAAATCAATAGAAAAACAACGGGAAAGGAACAAGCTAACTGCACGTGAACGCATCGGATATCTCCGTGATGCAGATAAACCATTTATTGAGATCGGCGCTTTTGCGGGCTATGAAATGTATGCGGAGCAAGGTGGTTGTCCGGCTGGAGGCACCGTTGCAGGTATTGGTTATGTGAGCGGAAGGCAATGTGTGATCGTAGCGAATGATCAAACGGTAAAAGCCGGTGCATGGTTTCCCATCAGCGGTAAAAAGAATTTAAGGTTGCAGGAAATAGCAATGGAGAATCGATTGCCGGTGATTTATCTGGTTGATAGCGCCGGCGTGTTTCTTCCCATGCAGGATGAAATTTTTCCCGACAAAGAACATTTCGGTCGCATCTTTCGCAACAATGCAAGAATGAGTGCAATGGGTATCACACAAATTGCTGCGGTAATGGGGGCATGTGTTGCCGGCGGTGCTTACTTGCCTATCATGAGCGATGAAACATTAATGGTGGAAGGGAATGGCTCTATCTTTTTGGCCGGGCCATATCTGGTGAAAGCAGCCATTGGTGAAGATATTGATGCTGAAACATTAGGAGGCGCCACTACGCATACAGAAATATCAGGCATTGCTGATTACAAATTCAAGACTGAGCAGGAATGTTTAGATGAAGTAAAGAAATTGATGAGTAAGCTCGGTGAAAAAAGAAAAGCCGGTTTCGATCGGGTTGCTGAAAAGCTTCCGAAAAAGAAAGTTGAAGAATTATATGGTTTGTTTCCTGCAGATGGAAAGCCTTATGATATGCTTGAGATCATTGAGCGTATTGTTGACGACAGCGACTTTGATCAGTTTAAACAGGATTACGGTAAAACAATTGTTTGCGGTTATGCACGTATTGATGGTTGGGCAGTTGGTATTGTCGCTAATCAGAGAACCATTGTAAAGAACAGGAAAAATGAAATGCAGTTAGGCGGCGTGATCTATAACGATAGTGCTGATAAAGCTGCCCGTTTTATTCTCAACTGTAATCAAAAGAAAATACCATTGGTGTTTTTGCAGGACGTAACCGGTTTTATGGTCGGCAGCAGAAGCGAACATAGTGGCATTATTAAAGATGGTGCGAAGATGGTGAATGCAGTTGCCAACAGTGTTGTGCCAAAGATCACCATCGTTATAGGCAATTCGTATGGTGCTGGTAACTATGCGATGTGCGGCAAGGCTTATGACCCACGTTTTATCTATGCATGGCCCACTGCAAAAATTGCGGTGATGGGTGGCGACCAGGCAGCCAAAACATTATTACAAATACAGGTGGCTGCTATGAAAGCCAAAGGCAAAGAAGTGAGTGCAGAGGAAGAAAAGAAATTACTGGATGAAATAAAAGGCAGGTACGAAACACAAACAACACCTTACTATGCAGCTGCACGATTATGGGTAGACGAAATTATTGATCCAATTGAAACCAGGAACGTGATTAGTGAGGGAATTCATGCAGCCAATCACAACCCGGATCTGGATGATTTAAAAGTGGGTGTGTTTCAAGTATAGAAGTACAATTTCAATTACCCGGTTGTCTTATGCGTAACATCTATAGTGTCTTTTTTCTTAATGTACTTTGTTTTACAGTGAGTTGCTTTAGCCCGCCACCTGACAGAGCGATGCTGAGCGATACTTATCTGAACAAGCAATTAAAGGATTACAAGTCGGTATTGCTGGTTTTTACCGGTACTGCTGTTGATAGAACAATTCTGGAGAATCTAGGTGTTGAACTGACCAAGAAATTAAAAAAGAAAAATATTGTTGTAACAACTGAATACTTCGGTGATGAAAACAGTAAAACAACCAGCCACCTTTTACGTGTGATCAATAAAATGCAAGCAGATGCAGTAATTGTATTTACTCCGTTAAACGGAGCAAAAATTAAAGAGTATTATGGAGGGGTTCAGGGTTTAGAAACCAGACAGGCTAAAACAAGTCAGCGGTATGACATACGCCTATACGATGAAAGTGAAAAACCGGTGTGGGGAGCAAGACTAAATATTCATATCACAATTGACAGTAAAAGGCCGTATTCGAAAATTGCGGATAGGATTGTGTTGCATATGTACGAGAACGCCATCCTGAAAAAGTAAAAAATAAAAAGCTCCATCAATCGATGGAGCTTTTACTATTATGAAACAGCCGTTGCTTACGCCTTCGCTGTTTTCAATTCTTTCGCCGTCAACAATGCATATCCACCAAAGAACATGGTGCAGAATACAGCTGTTGCGTAGAGGCTACCTGTGTAAAACGGAATACCATCAGTTAATGTAAGCATCAATCCTTCCATTGTTTTTGGATGATGATAACCACCACCGCCGATCCACACCAGGAAATTACTTACGAAGAAATAAACTGTTGGACCGGCCAAAGCGCCTAAGCCGATCTGCCATGCTTTCTTTTGGTTGATGAAGAAACCAATCACAGTTAAGCCTGCAAATAAAATATAATTAGTGAGCTGACCGCCATAAAAACCCTGTATCGATGTGAGCCCTGCGTTATATAAAACCTGGTAAAAGGCATCGCTGATGAACATGCTGAGGATAGGTAATGCGAAGGCATATTTCTTATCCTTGATCACCGAACCTGCAAACAGCGCAATAGCAATTTGTGGTGCAAAGCCCAACGGACGGTTCGGTAAAATGCGATAAAGGGCAGCCACAACTATGAGTGCTAATAATGTAAAAACGAATGTTTTATTCAACTTCATAATAACCAATATTGAACAGCAAAAGTAACTAAAAACAACTCCCGACCGTTCATTTTTTCTTTGGCTTTTTCCCGACATGTGGATAAGCCATAAACTGTTATTTTAGCTTTATGGCAAAACACCTTGAAACAGGCAGGCAGGGAGAGGAGTTGGCAGTTGAATGGCTGCTGGTACAGGGTTTTGTGGTTATGCACCGAAACTGGAAGCATTCTTATTTTGAGTTAGATGTAGTTGCTTCAAAAGACAATATTCTTCACTTTATTGAAGTAAAGACAAGAACAACTGATACATATGGTCATCCGGAAGAAGGAGTAACAGCCAAAAAACTGGAACGGTTAATGAATGCCGGAGAAGAATTTCTCTATCAACATCCGGAATGGAAAAGGATACAGTATGACATTCTGAGCATCCGCCTGCACAGATATAAAGCACCGGAGTATTTCTTTTTGGAAGACATAAGCTGATCAAGGTACAAGAGTCAAGTAAAACAAAAAGGCACAAGGTTTCAAACTTGAACCTTGTGCCTTGAATCTTGAGCCTTGTATCTTCTTAATACTTTGGATTAACGCCGGTGTAATTGTAAGGCGTAATAGCACTTAATTCTTTCTTCACCTCAGCACTCACTTTTAATCCTTTAATAAACGCCTGCATTGATTTTTGAGTAATAGTAGCATTTCCTCTTGTCAATTCTTTCAATGCTTCGTATGGGTTTGGATAGTTTTCCCGACGAAGAATTGTTTGAATGGCTTCGGCAACTACTGCCCAGTTATTTTCTAGATCCTGTTTGATCTTGTCTTCATTCAACAGCAGTTTATTCAACCCTTTGTCAATTGATTTTAAGGAAAGGATGGAATGTGCAAACGGAACACCGAGGTTGCGTAATACAGTTGAATCGGTGAGATCACGCTGTAATCTTGAAACGGGAAGTTTAGCTGATAAATGCTCGAACAAGGCATTGGCGATACCAAGATTACCTTCTGCATTTTCGAAATCGATCGGGTTTACTTTATGCGGCATGGCGCTGCTGCCAACTTCACCTTTTTTGATCTTTTGTTTGAAGTAATCCATTGACACGTATGTCCAGATATCACGACAGAGATCAATAAGAATGGTGTTGATGCGTTTAATGCTGTCCATTTGTGCAGCAAGATTATCGTAATGCTCAATCTGCGTCGTGTATTGCTGGCGTTGCAGGCCAAGTTTTGTTTCAACAAACTCATTACCGAATTTCACCCAATCTTTCTTCGGAAAAGCAACAAAATGCGCATTGAAGTTTCCGGTTGCACCGCCAAACTTTGCCGATGTTGGTAATGCAGATAATTGCTGCAATTGATTTTCGAGCCGCTCAACAAACACCATGATCTCTTTACCAAGTTTGGTAGGCGATGCAGCCTGTCCATGCGTGCGTGCAAGCAACGGAATATTTTTCCAGTCTTTTGCGAAACCTTTCAGCTTTAGAATTAATGTTGAAATGGAGGGAAGTAATTCGTTTTCCAATGCTTCTTTCCATGATAACGGAATCGAAGTATTGTTGATGTCCTGAGAAGTAAGGCCAAAATGGATCCACTCTTTCAAATCGTTTAAGTTGAGTGCTTCCAGTTCACGCTTCAGAAAATATTCAACAGCCTTTACATCGTGATTGGTAATGCTTTCAAGATTTTTGATCTCCTGCGCCTGTGCCACGGTGAAATTCGTCACCACATCTTTTAAAGCCTGTTTCTGTTTTGGCGTGAGTTTAAAGAATTTCTTTTCAGAGAGAAACAGGAAGTATTCAATTTCCACCAGCACACGGTAACGGATAAGTGCAAATTCGGAGAAATAAGCATCGAGTTGCTGCAATTGATTACGATAACGTCCGTCGACCGGGGAAATGGCTGTGAGATTTTGAAGTTCCATGAAATTGTTTACAGTTTGTAGTTAATTAGTT is part of the Lacibacter sediminis genome and harbors:
- the purB gene encoding adenylosuccinate lyase, encoding MELQNLTAISPVDGRYRNQLQQLDAYFSEFALIRYRVLVEIEYFLFLSEKKFFKLTPKQKQALKDVVTNFTVAQAQEIKNLESITNHDVKAVEYFLKRELEALNLNDLKEWIHFGLTSQDINNTSIPLSWKEALENELLPSISTLILKLKGFAKDWKNIPLLARTHGQAASPTKLGKEIMVFVERLENQLQQLSALPTSAKFGGATGNFNAHFVAFPKKDWVKFGNEFVETKLGLQRQQYTTQIEHYDNLAAQMDSIKRINTILIDLCRDIWTYVSMDYFKQKIKKGEVGSSAMPHKVNPIDFENAEGNLGIANALFEHLSAKLPVSRLQRDLTDSTVLRNLGVPFAHSILSLKSIDKGLNKLLLNEDKIKQDLENNWAVVAEAIQTILRRENYPNPYEALKELTRGNATITQKSMQAFIKGLKVSAEVKKELSAITPYNYTGVNPKY